The genomic region GCGCCGTCCTCCAATCCTATTGGGGCAATCTCGACAGCATCCAGGAAAAAGGACGACCCGGGGATCTCGTCACCGCCGCCGACAAGGAATCGGAACGGGTCGTCCTCGACGTCTTGACCCGTCATTTCCCCGATTGCGCGATTCTCGCCGAAGAAAGCGGCGCGATCGGGGGTAGCGATACCCCCTACCTCTGGGCGATCGACCCCCTCGACGGCACCACTAACTTCGCCCATCAATATCCCGATTTTGCCGTTTCGATCGGCCTACTCGTCGAAGGAGTGCCCCACGTCGGCGTCATTTACGACCCCTTACACGACAAGCTGTTTCGCGCCGGGATCGGATTGGGCGCCACCTGCAACCGTCGCCCGATTCGAGTGTCTCAAACCGCCGAACTCGCTCATTCTCTCCTCGTCACCGGGTTCGCCTACGATCGCCGCGAAACCGCCGATAACAACTATGCGGAATTTTGCCATCTCACCCATTTAACCCAAGGAGTACGCCGTTCCGGATCCGCCTCGATCGACCTGTCTCGCGTCGCCTGCGGTCAACTCGACGGCTATTGGGAACGGGGGTTATCCCCGTGGGATCTGGCGGCGGGGATCGTCCTGGTGCGCGAAGCGGGGGGGCGCGTCACCGCTTACGACGGCAGTCCCTTCGCGATCGAGTCCGGGCGGATTTTAGCCACCAACGGTCACTTACACGAGCCGTTATCTCGGGAACTGCAACAGATACGACCTCTGGAGGGCTGGGCGAATCCCGTGGCGGAGGCGATCGGTTAAGGGGGCGATCGCCCACCCTTTCTCGATTCCGCGTTTCTGGCGAGGACAGTGTTCTCCCCAGAACAGTAAACTAGAAATCAAGTCAATGCCAGGGGATTGGGATGGCAAACTATGTCTTTTAAAATCGAGCACGGTCTGTTTAAATTTGATTTTACCGACCACCACGCGATTTTGGGCGTTCCGTTAGACGCCGAGTTTAACGACATCCGCAAGCGCTACATGAAAATCGCCCGGAGTTTGCATCCGGATAGTTTCCAGACGGATAACCCTTCGGACAAGCAAATGGCCAGTCAAATTTTTTCCAAACTGGTCAATCCGGCTTATGCCAAGTTGTCGAGCGATCGCAACCGCGCCGAACACGATGTCTTACTCGGGATGATGGGCAAACGCCTCGTTCAAGAACGGGATAAAATCCAGCTCAAAAGCCAAGCGGCGACGGAGTTAATGAAAAGCCGCAATCTCGATGAGGATTACAAAAAGGCGATCGCCCAAATTGCGAAAGACCTCTATCACTCCCTCTCGGGAAGTAAAAAGCAAATCGCCCAACTGAGCGAACTCAATCTCGTTTACTTGCTTCGCAAGGAAAGCGAAGGCGGCGGACTCGGGAAGAAAAAACGGGCGAAAGCACAACCCCAACCTAAACCCGAGCAGCCCGATTCGCCGCCTTCCGGGGAAAGCCCAGAAGACACGAACACCTCGCCGACTTCTCCCAAATCCGCGAAAATCGCCGACTATTGCCGTCGGGCCGAGGAATTCATGGAAGCGGGGAATCTGACTCAAACGGTCGTCGAATTGAAAGAAGCCCTCAAACTCGACCCGAAAAACAGTCAAATTCATGGTTTATTAGGGATGGCTTATGTGAAGCAAAACCAGATCACGATGGCGAAGGTTCACATCAATCAAGCCCTGAAACTCAATCCTCAAGAGTCAATGGCCAACGAGGCTAAAAAAGAGTTGGTCAAGCAGTCGAAGAAATCGGCGAAAAAACAAGAGAAAGGCTCTGCTCTTGCCGGATTTTTGAATAATCTGTTTGGTGGGAAGAAAAAATAATGGTTCATCAACCCCCGGCAGGGGCGCGGGATCTTCTGCCCCTCGATGTCGCCCAAAAACGCTGGATTGAAAATCGTCTGCGCTCGGTGTTTCACGCCCACGGCTATCACCGGATCGTAACTTCGACCCTGGAACGGCTCGATACCCTGATGGCTGGGGGGGCGATCGATGCCTCTACCCTGATTCAGTTGCAGGAAACCGACGAAGAGATCCCCTTGGCCCTGCGCCCGGAAATTACGGCCTCGATCGCCCGCGCGGCGGTTACGCGCATGGCGGGGGTCACCTATCCCCAGCGCCTTTACTACAATGCCAATGTCTTTCGGCGCGAGTCTCAAGCCCCTCACGGCTCCCAACAGGAGTTTTATCAGGCGGGGGTCGAACTGCTCGGCGCGGGGGGCGTTCTCGCCGATGCGGAGGTGCTGTTTCTGTTGGCGAATTGCTTGCAAGCTCTCGGACTGACGGGCTGGCGCCTGGTGTTGGGTGAGGCGGGCCTGACTCGCTCCCTGCTCTCGGAGTTTTCCGAAACCCTACGCCCCAAGGTGCGCTCGGCGATCGCCCATTTGGATCGGGTCGCCCTACACCACCTCCCCCTCTCTGACGCCCAACGCGAACGCGCCCTCTTTTTATTCGATTTGCGCGGGCGTCCGGGGGATGTCCTGCAACGGGTGGCTCAATTGCCCCTCGACGCGCAGCAACAGCAAAGTCTGGAAAATCTCAAGTCTCTGGTCGATTTACTGGCAGAAGCCTCGACCGGGCAAAAGGGCGCCAGTCTCGGACCGGACAACTTAATTTTAGATTTGAGTTTGATCCAACCCCTCGATTATTACACCGGGATCGTCTTTGAAGCGGTTGTCGCCAGCGACGGCTACGCCAAAGTTCTCGGTCAAGGGGGCCGTTACGATCGCTTGTTGGCGCTTTACGATCCGGAAGGGGACATGACTCCCGGGATCGGTTTTGCCCTCAATCTCGAAGATCTCCATCGCGTTTTACTCCCCACGGGCCAACTCCCGGCGCAAACGCCTACGAGTGATTGGCTGGTCGTCCCGACGGGCGATCGCGCCGCCACCGCCGCGTTTGTTTACGCCCGCCAGTTGCGCGAGGGCGAACCCTCTACTCGCGTCGAACTCCAGTTGGATCCGGCGGAGGATGCCGAAACCGTGCGTCAATGGGCTGCCGATCGCGCGATCGCCCGCATCGCTTGGGTCGAGGCGGACGGTACGGCGCAAGTCGAAACCGTATCCCCCGCTTAACGGCGATCGCCCGTCAGACTCGCCCGGGCTTCGTCCCCGACGGACAACCCCCCCGATCGCCGTCGCAAAACGTCGAGCAAGGTTTGGAAGGTTTCCGGTAAGGGGGCGATCGCCGCGATCGTCTCTCCCGTCACCGGATGTTCCAAGGTCAGCCGCCAAGCGTGCAAGGCTTGACCCGTCAGCCTCACTCCCGGCGATCTCCCTTTGCTGTAAATCGGATCGCCGACGATCGGATGTCCCAAATGGGCGCAGTGTACCCGAATTTGATGGGTGCGTCCGGTTTCGAGTTGAAAGTACATTAATGTATAATTCCCCAGTCGCTCTCGCACTTGCCAGTGCGTGACTGCGCGGCGCCCGCCTTTTTCGACGGGGACGACTGCCATTTTTTTGCGATCGCCCGGATGCCGACCGAGAGGCGCATCGACCGTACCGCGTTCGGTTTTCGGCGCGCCGTAGACGATCCCGAGGTATTCCCGGCGGGCAGTTTTGGCTTTGATTTGCCTTTGCAGGTGCGCCAAAGCACGCTCGGTTTTGGCGATCGCGATCGCCCCGGTCGTGTCTTTGTCCAGGCGGTGGACGATCCCCGGACGCCGTTCGCCCCCAATCCCTTGCAAGTCCGGACAATGGGCGAGTAAGGCGTTGACGAGGGTATCGTTCGCATGTCCGGCGGCGGGATGGACGACGAGATCCGCCTGTTTGTCGATTACGAGCAGTTCGGCGTCTTCGTAAAGGACGCTCAGAGGGATATCCGGATCGGGGATTAAATCGACGGGTTCCGGGTCGGGAATCGTCAAGGTGACGCGATCGCCTGCCCGTACCATCTCCCGTTTGGCGGTACAGGGACTGTCGTTGAGGCGCACGCAGTTTTCGGCGATCAGTTGCTGGATGCGCGATCGCGACAAGTCCGCCAGGCGATCGGCCAAATAGCGATCCAGTCGTTCTTTCTTTCCTTCGACCTCTAATTGAATTTCTCTCACAATTCTAGAAACAGACCTAAAAGTATAGGCGACAAGTATATAAAATTAGCAGCCTTCAAGGGAAGGAAGTGCGTTCGGATTGCATTGACCCGGCGCGCGATCGCCCTCTTGGGATCCATTATCCGATACATTCTGACGCTCGGCTGACTCGTCCGTCGGCGAAGATGCTTCCCCCTCGGGATTTTCTGCTTCTTCGGCGTCCGCTTTTGGCGGCGATGGCTCGCTAGCTCCAGACTCGCTCTCACTTCCCGTCGCTTCCGCCTCCGATTCCGCAGGATCCTCCGAGGTCGCGGGAGCCTGTTGTCCGCCCCCCGTCGTCGCTTCACCGTCCGCGTCGCCGGGTTGAGACGCCTCAGTTTCCGAGGGGTTGGCTCGACCGCCGCCCTCACTATTCTCAACCGGGTTCGGCGGCGTCGTCCCCCTAGCTGCAGGGGGATTGTTCGATTCGGTTTCCGTCGCCGTTTCTCCATCCGACGCCGCGCGATCGCACCGTTCGGCATTGTAGGTGAAACTAAACGGATAAACGTAAATGGTCGGGCGATTCGTCCCTTCAAAAGACTGTTGTTCGATCCAGTTACTCGCAAAGCCATCGAGAATGTCGTGTCCGGTCGCCGCTAGAACTCTCGGTCCGTCAATTACCGCTCCTTTATCATCGACAAATACCCCAATTGTCCCTTTTCCTTCCAATTGATTTGCACAAGCTTCGGCGGGGTAGCGATCGGCGATCGGGTCTATATTTTCAATGTTGATTTTCTCGGGATCGTCAACAATTTTCGTATGATTTTGAGCTAATGTTCCTCGCCAGCGTACTACTTCACTTAACGATTGAATATTGGTTTCTCCATCTTCGGAAACTGAACCCGTCACATTACGATTGGCAGCTTCTTGACGTCGTTTTTCTCCGAGGAGGCGATCGAGGAGTTCGCGCCGTTCCTCCGGATTATTTTGATAGTATTCCTGACGTTGTTCGTTATATTCTTCTGCCGAAGCGATCTGGTTTTCGTTATTGTTATTCTGATTATTTTGGTGATTCCGATCGTTAGACGGCGGTTCTTCCTCCGTAGAACTTGGGCGATCGCCGCTTGGGGAATCGCCCAAATTGTAATTATTTCTCGCTCTGTCCAGATAATCTGACGCCACTCTATCTAAGCTTTCTCTAGATAGGGGATTTTCCGCCCCTACCGATTGTTGCCGTCCTAAATCGGCCAGCTTCTGTTCTCCATTGACGTCGGGAGGATTTTTAAAACCGGGATCGACTTGTTGGTTCATCCCATCGGTTCCCTCTCCCAATCTGGCATTGGGATTAACCTGTTCCGACTGCACGTCGAGGGGGGGTGGCGGTACGGGCAACGGGGCGCCACTATCGAGATTATTTTGGTTTTGATTCGTTCTCAATGACCCGAAGGGAGGAGAATCGGGGCGATCGGAAAAGTTGCCAAAATCGGCGGGAGGCGGTGGAGGAGTATTGGTAATGGAACGGTCGTAGCTGTTATAAGCCGAGAGATCGTCCGGTATATTCCACAAGCTCGGGAAATTCGTTGCGGAATCTGAAGGTAAAGTCGGCAAACCGTCATCGCGACCGGGAGGCAAGGTCCACGACGGGCTGCGAGCGGGATCTTCGGGAATGGTATAGTCCGTGGGTTCCGGTGGGGGCAGGGGATTGCCCAAACTCGGCTGAGCCTCGGGAACGGCAACGGGTTCGTCAAACTGGGGCAGGCGGCTGATTTCCTCGGGATTGAGTTCGAGCAACCCCACGGGCTCCAAGGGATCGGCTTTTTTAGACCCGAGGGGAAATAAATCCCAACTCCACCCAATCAGCAAGTGGACGCCGATTGAGGCGAGAATCGCCAGTCCAGTCGGTTGACGCACGGAGTCAAAAAGCGTTTTGGCGGGAAACGAGTAAGACATAGGGTCTTGGGAGGGGGGATGGGATGGCGTTGGATGGGGGAGAGTTAGGGTTGAGTTTACCTCGATCTTGCCGATGGCAGGAGCGATATTCTGCCATCTGACGAACTCATCTGGAATTGGGTTTTATTTTAGCGACCTGTCGTTAGCGGAAAAGGTGCCTGAATCGGTGGTGGGGATCTCGGCGGGGCGAACTTGAATGATGGTGAGGGAAAAATAGGGCAGTTGGAGATTGTCGCGATCGCGCAGACCTCGATAAACAGTGGCCTCGGGCCAGGTGGCCCGTTCGACGACGTAGGTGCGATCGAGCAATCCTCGCCGTTGCAGCACTTGCCACACTTGCGGATAGACCGAACTCATTTTCATCAGGACGACCGCATCGGCCCAGTCGAGGGCGCGTTCGAGTTCTTCGACGGCGTAGAGGGCGGGTAAAACGGCTAAGCGTTGTCCGGCGATCGTCAGGGGGATCCCCAATTCGGCGGCGGCGGCTAACGGCGAACAAATGCCGGGAATGGTGCGAATTTCGAGGTGGGGGTGCTGGCGTTTGAGGGTTTCGCTCAGATAGGTAAAGGTGCTGTAAAAGCTGACATCGCCTTCGCTGACGAATGCCACGTCTCGACCGCTTTGCAGCACCTCCCCGACCTCCCGAGCCGCTTGTTGCCACGCTGCGGCGAGGATAGACTCATCGCGCACGTAAGGAAAGGTCAGGGGAAGTTTGACTTGACGCTCTTGCAGCCAGTCGGCGACGATCCGTTCGGCCATTCCAGTGCGATCGCCCACCCCGGCGGGAAAGGCGACGACGGGGACGCTTTGGAGAATTTTCAGTCCTTTAACGGAGATCAGTTCGGGATCTCCCGGACCGACACCAATCCCGTAGAGGGTGCCTGCTGGCTTCATGGAGAAGATAGAGGGTAAAAGTGAACGAGGCTGGCGGGGGGCGGCGCGATCGCCGTCCGTTTCTAGAGCAACCGATCCCCATTATGGTGGGGGAATCTAGCCGTAGACTCTCTTATTTTACCCGCTTCTTTTGGCGAGAGTTGGGAAGGTCTCTACGGTTTTGGCGACGATCGCCCCTGGAGGAGCGTTGCTGGTAGCCATTGGTTTACAGCAATTCTAATTCTTTCTCCGCTTGCTGTTGCTCCCCTTCGGTTGGAGGTTGGGTTGGGGGTTCGGACGGCTCGTGCGAGTTATCTTCTCGGGAGATGTTTTGGGCGATCGCCTCTTGGGAAACGGGGGTGGGAATCGGCACTTCTTCCACGGCGGGCAGTTTTTCCAAAGTCAAGCGCGACTGATTCGATCCCGAAAGCCGTTGCAATAACTTCGGTTTGGGGTCGTGTAGCAAGTAAATAATGCGATCGCCGCGCTGCCACGAGCCGTCCGACGCCGACGCCACCAACAACTGATCGCGACGTTCGACCAACAACGGCATCAGTTCTCCCGATCGCATCAACGCTTGCAAATGCGCCTGTTGAAAGGCCAAACCCGGTTCTTTCAACACCGTTTCGCCTAATTTCACCTGACCGTCACTCAAGTATTGATTCCACGCCTTTAACGGCAGATCTTGAATGAACGCCTGTTGAACTTTCGCCTTATTTGTCTTATTCGTCGTCTTCTGTCCTTGCGGATCTTGCGGAAAAATCGCCAGTACCCTCGGCGGGCCGAATTCCTCAACCACGCGCTGGGCCAAGACTAAATTGACTTCGCCATTGCTCGTCATCGCCAAAAATGTTCCCATGGATTCGAGTCCCGCTTCTTCGAGAACGTCGTGATCCAAAGCCGAACTCAAAAACACTCGTATATTCTCTTGACGGGCCGCCTCGCACGCTTCCGGGTTGGTATCGAGCAGGACCACCGATTCGCCGCGCTCTTGGAACAGGCGGGCTACCAAACGACTCAACGGGTTGGAGCCGACGATCGTGGCGCCTGTCGCTTTCGTAGACATGATCCCGAGCAACTGGGCGACCCCGCGCGCGGTCAAGCCTTGCAAGACTACGGTGACGATAATCGTCAGGAACACGAGGGCTTTAATCGAATCCCCCCCGTTGATGCCGCGATCGGTGAGCAAAATCGCGAATAAGGACGCTACCGAGGCGGAAATAATCCCTTTCGGCGCTACCCAACCGACAAACAGCTTTTGACGCCAATTCAAGCCGCTATTCCAGGTACACAGCCAGACGTTGACCGGGCGCACGACGAACATCAACGCTAAAACCGTGAACACACTCCCCCATCCCAAGGCGACAATACTGGCGAGGGATAAGTCTGCCGCGAGCAAGATAAAGAGAACCGAGACCGCGAGAATCGTCAGTTGTCCTTTAAAGCGGCGTAAAAGGCGCTCTTCGGGTACCGATGAGGCGCGCAAGACGATCCCGGCGACCACGGTAGCCATCAAGCCGGATTCGCTGCGAATCGCTTGGGCGAGGCCGAATAAGCCCCACAAACCCGCTAAAACTACCAAATTTTTCAGATCTTCGGACAGAAAATCCGCTTTTTTGAGGAAATAGCCGATCGTCCACCCCCCCAGGGCGCCGATCGCACTGCCAATGCCCAAACGAATCGTCAACCCCGCAATTAAGCGCAAGGGATCCGCATCGCCGTTGAGGATCACATCCAGGACGAGCACCGCGAGAATGGCTCCCACCGGGTCGATCAAGACGCCTTCGCCTTCGAGCAAGGCGGCGACGGGACGCTGGATCTGTACCTGTTTGAGTAACGGGCCGATCACTGTCGGTCCGGTGACGACGACGAGGGCCGCATACAAAAAGGCGATCGGCCAGGGAAATTCGCTCAAGGTATGCGCGGCAATTCCCCCGCCGATCAAGGTGATCAAGGTGCCGACGGTGACTAAGTTGCGCAGACTGCCGGAAACTTTATCGAGATCGCGCAGTTCGAGGTTCAAACCGCCCTCAAACAGGATTAGTGCGACGGACAGGCTGACAATGACTTCCAGACCGTCTCCGAGCAAATGTGGGTTTAACAGTCCGAAGCCGTCGGGACCTAACAAAATCCCGAATAACAGCAAAAAGACGATCCCGGGAATTTTTAAGTAATCGGCCAGGACTTGAGCACCGATTCCTCCGATGACGGTCAAGACGATCAGCAGCGTAATGTCAAAAGGCACTTCCATAGGCGTAATTGTCGAGCGATGAGTTAGCTCAGGTCGAACGCCTCAATTTACAAGATCTCCCGTTTCTCTTGTCCTTCAGTCGGTTACTGCTTAAAAGGACAACGAGGTCAATGAGACGCCTTACAGACAGGGTACAATTTACAACTCGATGTTAAAAATCTGCTTGCACTGCCACGCCTTTGCACTCTCGCGCGGCCAAGCGAGCGCGGCGATACGATCGGGACGGAGCGCGGGTCGCTCTGGGGGTTTTGACGGTAGCGGCCCGAGGAACGCGGACGGTCTCGACGGCAGGGGCTAGGGTTGACTTTAGCATTCCATCAAGGATAGCACATTGGGCATTGAGGCCAAACATTTCGTGGGGCGTCCGGTAAGGCTGGGGTAAGTTTGACCTTTGACCCCAGCTCGATTCGGGCCGTTCATCCGTCAGCCATCTGGTTTCGATCCAGATTGCTCGACAGGTAAACGGGTTCGACCCGAATGCCTAAAATGGCGGAGGGACGAATGACCATGTATTCTCCCTGGCTGGTTTTTAAGGGAACATTCACGAAGTCTCGGGAATCCGATTTGGGAACGAGTACGCCTTGATACCATTTTTGAAATTCTTGAATGGTGGTAAAGCGCACGTGTTCGCGATGACCGCCCTCGACGAGCAGGTGAACGGCGATTTCATCTGGGGTTCTCGGCATAAATCAATCACGATCCTCAACGCACCGAGTTTATTATGGTCCGCGATCGCCTTTTTTTGTGCATATTTCGCGAAAAAGCGCTTGAGCTTCCCTCACGAAAATAAATTAAAGCGCTGTAGCTGGGCTTCGAGAACCGATTCCAAGGGGCTTTCTAGGTCTGAGGGCTGTTCGAACCAAATTTGTTGGTGACGCGGGAGGTCGAAGGGTAATTCGTCGGGAAAGCCCTCCCGTTGACCGATGGCGAGAATCAGTTGTTCGCTGCGTTTGCTTTGCAAGGCGTAACCGAGTTGGATGCAGACGTTGGCGCTGGGAAGCGAATGCGCGGGGTTTCCCGGGGTTTTGGCGATCGCAGTGACGTCGGCGATCGCCAGTAGGCTTTTACGCAGTTTCCGCATCTGACTATTGCTCAAGCGCATCGGCGCGCTCGGCGATCGCGGCGATTCTTCCAGGGTCAGGGACAGGCGCGATCGCCGATTGAGCTTTTCTAAGCTCTGTTGCAAGGCTTCGCGCAAGGCGTCGCTCGATTCGGGATACTCCTGTTGCGAGCAGAAAAACACGATCGGCTCTAATTGAGCCATGACGTCTTGTTTGGTGAAATAAATCTCGTGACTGATTAAATCGATATTTGAAATCGCATAACCGCCACTTCCTTCGATATAAAATTCGACGGTTTCTCCGTCTAAATAACGCTCGAACCACGAGGAATTTTTGACGCTTTCACTATCGTCTAAAAAGTCGGCACGCAATCCGGTTTTGAGTAAACTATTTTTACTCAGTCGCAAATCGTGAGGCCGTTTTTCTAATTCTCGAATCGGTTCGTAATGTTGGATGTACCAGCCTCGTAGGGCAATAATCGCCATCAGATCTGTTTTCGGGATGCACGGATAATTGACAACGGTGAGGGTCGGTCACTGACGCGGTAGATCGGTCTTGAGGGGTCAATGTCGCTCGGTTTGCGGCGATCTTTCCAACCAATTCGAGGCGATCGCCTGTTGGGTTCAAAGCGGCGATCGCCTCGCGACAGTGCGGGTTCCCTTCACGCACAACAACACCCAAGGCTCTACGTCTGAGTCATTTCCTCTTTCAACTGAAACTATCTGGAGTTGCACTCGCCGTCTCAAATTCTTCTTAGAACTCTCGACCGCTCGTTCCCTTGCTCCCTACTTGCTAGTTGAGGAAATATCGACGGAACACTTGGGTGTTGTCGGTAGCTGAATAGACAGATTGACTAGAAACAGCGCTTTGTACCTCTTAGCTTGGATTGAACGTTGGCTGTTCGATCTGCCGATGAAGTTTTTCAACTTCACTTATAACTATAAACAGGGTTTTGTTCGGGATCAATCCCTAGCAACAAAAGTTTACTTCAATCGGCTAAATCGATAAATCCTCCGGGACTTTTCCAGTTTCACTCGCCTTCAGCAGCAGCTTGCAAAAGTGTTAAAAAATGTTAAACAAACGGGCGCAACCCTTTCCCTAAAACGGGAAGTGATTCCCCCGGACGCCCTTCGTCGCTTCTCGACGGTAGAGACGGGGGCGGTGGCGATCTGCCGGAGACGTCGCGAGTGCGAACTCACCTCCCCGGCTCGGAACCGCTATATTGTGAAAGACGCGAGTAGGGGCGTTTCGCGAAACGCCCCTACCCAGTTTCGCGAAACGCCCCTAC from Oxynema aestuarii AP17 harbors:
- a CDS encoding inositol monophosphatase family protein — encoded protein: MNQKQLQIFLDVATEAALAGGAVLQSYWGNLDSIQEKGRPGDLVTAADKESERVVLDVLTRHFPDCAILAEESGAIGGSDTPYLWAIDPLDGTTNFAHQYPDFAVSIGLLVEGVPHVGVIYDPLHDKLFRAGIGLGATCNRRPIRVSQTAELAHSLLVTGFAYDRRETADNNYAEFCHLTHLTQGVRRSGSASIDLSRVACGQLDGYWERGLSPWDLAAGIVLVREAGGRVTAYDGSPFAIESGRILATNGHLHEPLSRELQQIRPLEGWANPVAEAIG
- a CDS encoding J domain-containing protein, translating into MSFKIEHGLFKFDFTDHHAILGVPLDAEFNDIRKRYMKIARSLHPDSFQTDNPSDKQMASQIFSKLVNPAYAKLSSDRNRAEHDVLLGMMGKRLVQERDKIQLKSQAATELMKSRNLDEDYKKAIAQIAKDLYHSLSGSKKQIAQLSELNLVYLLRKESEGGGLGKKKRAKAQPQPKPEQPDSPPSGESPEDTNTSPTSPKSAKIADYCRRAEEFMEAGNLTQTVVELKEALKLDPKNSQIHGLLGMAYVKQNQITMAKVHINQALKLNPQESMANEAKKELVKQSKKSAKKQEKGSALAGFLNNLFGGKKK
- a CDS encoding ATP phosphoribosyltransferase regulatory subunit — protein: MVHQPPAGARDLLPLDVAQKRWIENRLRSVFHAHGYHRIVTSTLERLDTLMAGGAIDASTLIQLQETDEEIPLALRPEITASIARAAVTRMAGVTYPQRLYYNANVFRRESQAPHGSQQEFYQAGVELLGAGGVLADAEVLFLLANCLQALGLTGWRLVLGEAGLTRSLLSEFSETLRPKVRSAIAHLDRVALHHLPLSDAQRERALFLFDLRGRPGDVLQRVAQLPLDAQQQQSLENLKSLVDLLAEASTGQKGASLGPDNLILDLSLIQPLDYYTGIVFEAVVASDGYAKVLGQGGRYDRLLALYDPEGDMTPGIGFALNLEDLHRVLLPTGQLPAQTPTSDWLVVPTGDRAATAAFVYARQLREGEPSTRVELQLDPAEDAETVRQWAADRAIARIAWVEADGTAQVETVSPA
- a CDS encoding RluA family pseudouridine synthase, which codes for MREIQLEVEGKKERLDRYLADRLADLSRSRIQQLIAENCVRLNDSPCTAKREMVRAGDRVTLTIPDPEPVDLIPDPDIPLSVLYEDAELLVIDKQADLVVHPAAGHANDTLVNALLAHCPDLQGIGGERRPGIVHRLDKDTTGAIAIAKTERALAHLQRQIKAKTARREYLGIVYGAPKTERGTVDAPLGRHPGDRKKMAVVPVEKGGRRAVTHWQVRERLGNYTLMYFQLETGRTHQIRVHCAHLGHPIVGDPIYSKGRSPGVRLTGQALHAWRLTLEHPVTGETIAAIAPLPETFQTLLDVLRRRSGGLSVGDEARASLTGDRR
- a CDS encoding precorrin-2 C(20)-methyltransferase; translation: MKPAGTLYGIGVGPGDPELISVKGLKILQSVPVVAFPAGVGDRTGMAERIVADWLQERQVKLPLTFPYVRDESILAAAWQQAAREVGEVLQSGRDVAFVSEGDVSFYSTFTYLSETLKRQHPHLEIRTIPGICSPLAAAAELGIPLTIAGQRLAVLPALYAVEELERALDWADAVVLMKMSSVYPQVWQVLQRRGLLDRTYVVERATWPEATVYRGLRDRDNLQLPYFSLTIIQVRPAEIPTTDSGTFSANDRSLK
- a CDS encoding cation:proton antiporter; the encoded protein is MEVPFDITLLIVLTVIGGIGAQVLADYLKIPGIVFLLLFGILLGPDGFGLLNPHLLGDGLEVIVSLSVALILFEGGLNLELRDLDKVSGSLRNLVTVGTLITLIGGGIAAHTLSEFPWPIAFLYAALVVVTGPTVIGPLLKQVQIQRPVAALLEGEGVLIDPVGAILAVLVLDVILNGDADPLRLIAGLTIRLGIGSAIGALGGWTIGYFLKKADFLSEDLKNLVVLAGLWGLFGLAQAIRSESGLMATVVAGIVLRASSVPEERLLRRFKGQLTILAVSVLFILLAADLSLASIVALGWGSVFTVLALMFVVRPVNVWLCTWNSGLNWRQKLFVGWVAPKGIISASVASLFAILLTDRGINGGDSIKALVFLTIIVTVVLQGLTARGVAQLLGIMSTKATGATIVGSNPLSRLVARLFQERGESVVLLDTNPEACEAARQENIRVFLSSALDHDVLEEAGLESMGTFLAMTSNGEVNLVLAQRVVEEFGPPRVLAIFPQDPQGQKTTNKTNKAKVQQAFIQDLPLKAWNQYLSDGQVKLGETVLKEPGLAFQQAHLQALMRSGELMPLLVERRDQLLVASASDGSWQRGDRIIYLLHDPKPKLLQRLSGSNQSRLTLEKLPAVEEVPIPTPVSQEAIAQNISREDNSHEPSEPPTQPPTEGEQQQAEKELELL